In Buchananella sp. 14KM1171, the genomic stretch CATTCAGGCCCAGCCCCAGGATCGCGGCCCACACCGCCGTGACTACCTCGGTCGTCTTGAACGTGAAGAACTCCGGCCCAAATGGAATGCCGAGCGACAGCTTCGGGTAAAGCGCCCCCAGCAAACCCCAGAAGATCAACTGCGTGTAGATAGGCGTGCCGCGGAAGAACCAGATATACACCCAGCTCACCGAGCGCAGCACCGGATTGGTGGACTCGCGCATGATCGCGGCGGTGATCGCCAGGACAATGCCGATCACCATTGCCGCCACCGTCAATATCAAGGTCCACTGCACCCCGGAGATGATCTGCGCGGAGAACAGGTACTTCCACACCTCGTCCCAACGAAACTGCGGGTTGGTGAAGAGCGAGTTAATCACCATCGCGGCCAGCACCGCCACGACGGCGGCGCTCACCCAACGCGACGGACGCGGCACAGGGACGGCGTCGATAAGCTCGACGCCGTCCCGAACCTCAGGCTTTCTCACTTGGAGAAGACCTCAGCAGTGGATAGGGCAGCATCGCCAGATCCCCAAGCGGTGAGAATCTTGGTCCAGGTGCCATCGTCCATCAGGTGCTGCATCGCCTTAGCAAGCGCCTCAGTAAGGGCTGCGTCGTCCTGAGCGACGATGA encodes the following:
- a CDS encoding amino acid ABC transporter permease: MRKPEVRDGVELIDAVPVPRPSRWVSAAVVAVLAAMVINSLFTNPQFRWDEVWKYLFSAQIISGVQWTLILTVAAMVIGIVLAITAAIMRESTNPVLRSVSWVYIWFFRGTPIYTQLIFWGLLGALYPKLSLGIPFGPEFFTFKTTEVVTAVWAAILGLGLNEGAYLAEIVRAGLNSVDKGQAEAARALGMSRGLILRRVILPQAMRVIVPPTGNETISMLKTTSLVVAVPFTLELQYAARTIGNRTFLPIPALIVAALWYLAITSILMVGQHYLERHFGKGFEGRDLTKVKGKPGTQAAIAASQTTHASPFLDVTP